Proteins encoded within one genomic window of Humulus lupulus chromosome 1, drHumLupu1.1, whole genome shotgun sequence:
- the LOC133814525 gene encoding coatomer subunit beta'-1-like has translation MYGGTLLAMCSNDFICFYDWAECILIRRIDVNVKNVYWVDSGDLVEIASESSFYILKYNRDVVSSFFDSGSSVDEQGVEDAFELLYEINERARTGIWVSDCFIYTNTSSRLNCCVGGEVNNF, from the exons ATGTATGGAGGGACATTATTAGCAATGTGCTCAAATGACTTCATCTGCTTTTATGACTGGGCTGAATGCATATTAATTAGGCGGATCGATGTTAATGTGAAA AATGTTTATTGGGTGGATAGTGGTGATTTGGTGGAAATAGCTAGTGAGTCATCATTCTACATACTAAAATACAAT CGTGATGTTGTATCATCATTTTTTGACAGTGGAAGTTCAGTTGATGAACAAGGTGTCGAGGATGCTTTTGAGCTGCTTTATGAAATAAATGAGCGTGCCAGAACAGGAATTTGGGTTAGCGATTGTTTCATCTATACTAACACTTCTTCGCGTCTTAATTGCTGTGTTGGCGGAGAGGTAAACAATTTTTGA
- the LOC133792062 gene encoding coatomer subunit beta'-3-like, giving the protein MYLLGYLANQSQVYLIDKDFNVMGYTLLLSLIEYKTLVMRGDLDHANKILPTIPPEHHNSVARFLESRGMLEDALEVATDPDYKFDMAI; this is encoded by the exons ATGTACTTGTTGGGATATCTGGCCAATCAAAGTCAGGTTTATCTTATTGATAAAGACTTCAA TGTCATGGGATACACTTTACTTCTCAGCTTGATTGAATACAAAACTCTTGTGATGCGTGGAGATCTAGATCATgcaaataaaattttaccaacCATTCCTCCAGAACATCACAATAG TGTTGCTCGTTTTTTGGAATCTCGAGGAATGTTGGAAGATGCGCTAGAAGTGGCTACAGATCCTGATTACAAATTTGATATGGCCATATAG